The following are from one region of the Salvia hispanica cultivar TCC Black 2014 chromosome 1, UniMelb_Shisp_WGS_1.0, whole genome shotgun sequence genome:
- the LOC125202836 gene encoding non-classical arabinogalactan protein 31 produces the protein MAFVSFPTSFVLSFLLLTATATADVTLPTYPPPPQAPHPPPPPHHHHHHHHPPAPAPTHPPLKPPSHPPVKPPAHPPVKPPSHPPVKPPSHPPVKPPSHPPVKPPSHPPLKPPAHPPVKPPSHPPVKPPAHPPVKPPSHPPVKPPSHPPVKPPSHPPVKPPSHPPVKPPSHPPTRKMVAVQGVVFCKSCKYRGIDTLVNATALPGAVVKLECNNTRKTLVEHKTTDKNGYFLFMPQKLTTSGSHKCKVSLVSSPSPTCTHPTNLHAGAVGAILMRKPQPPPPKPFPFELFTVGPFAFEAAKKMPCHY, from the exons ATGGCATTTGTTTCTTTCCCCACTTCCTTTGTCCTCTCCTTCCTTCTCctcaccgccaccgccaccgccgaTGTCACCCTCCCAACCTACCCACCTCCACCCCAAGCCCCTCATCCTCCTCCACcaccccaccaccaccaccaccaccatcaccCCCCTGCTCCAGCACCCACGCACCCTCCACTCAAACCCCCGTCGCACCCACCAGTGAAGCCTCCGGCTCACCCTCCCGTTAAGCCACCATCACACCCGCCAGTGAAGCCGCCATCGCACCCTCCCGTTAAGCCGCCATCGCACCCTCCCGTTAAACCCCCGTCACACCCTCCCCTCAAGCCTCCGGCTCACCCTCCCGTTAAGCCTCCGTCACACCCACCAGTTAAGCCGCCGGCTCACCCTCCCGTTAAGCCGCCGTCGCACCCTCCCGTTAAGCCTCCGTCACACCCTCCCGTTAAGCCTCCGTCACACCCGCCCGTCAAGCCGCCGTCACACCCGCCCGTCAAGCCCCCATCACACCCACCAACGAGGAAGATGGTGGCTGTTCAGGGCGTAGTCTTCTGCAAATCCTGCAAATATAGGGGAATCGATACTCTCGTCAATGCCACTGCTCTTCCCG GTGCTGTGGTGAAGCTGGAATGCAACAACACAAGGAAGACGCTAGTGGAGCACAAGACGACAGACAAGAACGGCTACTTCCTGTTCATGCCGCAGAAGCTGACCACATCCGGCTCCCACAAATGCAAGGTCTCCCTCGTCTCATCCCCCTCGCCGACCTGCACGCACCCCACTAACCTCCACGCCGGCGCTGTCGGCGCTATCCTAATGCGCAAGCCGCAGCCGCCCCCGCCCAAGCCCTTCCCGTTTGAGCTCTTCACCGTCGGACCCTTCGCCTTTGAAGCTGCCAAGAAAATGCCATGTCACTACTAG
- the LOC125223999 gene encoding uncharacterized protein LOC125223999: MRMMGGVWFANFVVFYLVAVVGSSPARKKVYIEGYVSCVYCVMEGGPGSVIKTDLLPGAVVKLQCNNRKKGSWEEQTETGGDGEFSFKPVKVTSWGAHKCKIFLVSSPRAVCPVIIYGEGVLFKPAAINGNATSPFQLYTVRPLAFYPPPYTCV, encoded by the exons ATGAGGATGATGGGTGGCGTTTGGTTTGCTAATTTTGTGGTGTTTTATCTGGTAGCGGTGGTCGGATCGTCTCCGGCGAGGAAGAAAGTGTATATCGAGGGGTATGTTAGCTGCGTTTACTGTGTGATGGAAGGTGGGCCCGGCTCAGTCATCAAAACCGATCTTCTTCCCG GTGCGGTGGTGAAACTGCAATGCAATAACAGAAAGAAGGGCAGTTGGGAGGAGCAGACGGAGACGGGCGGCGATGGCGAATTCAGTTTCAAGCCGGTGAAGGTGACGAGTTGGGGGGCCCACAAGTGCAAGATCTTCTTAGTCTCCTCTCCAAGAGCTGTCTGTCCCGTTATCATCTACGGCGAGGGCGTTCTCTTCAAACCCGCCGCCATCAACGGCAACGCCACCTCCCCTTTTCAGCTCTACACTGTTCGACCCCTCGCTTTCTATCCCCCTCCTTACACCTGCGTTTGA
- the LOC125211148 gene encoding protein LURP-one-related 8: MTKIYPNASSSSSDEGKIDPVVLTVWKKSLLLNCEGFTVFDPHGNLVYRVDNYMAATKGHIILMDASGATLLTIRRKRLSLGDTWLIFDGETVEDPRFTVRKNVSLLNSRCLAHVFQKKSVPLYQIEGSYSRRCCAVYDEKRRRVAEIRPKEAAVTGVAFGKDVFRMEVQPGFDTKVAMGMVILLDQMYASGRFI, from the exons ATGACCAAGATATATCCAaacgcctcctcctcctcctccgacGAGGGCAAAATTGATCCGGTGGTGCTGACCGTGTGGAAGAAATCTCTCCTTCTCAACTGCGAGGGTTTCACGGTGTTCGACCCCCACGGCAACCTCGTCTACCGCGTCGACAATTACATGGCCGCCACCAAGGGCCACATCATCCTCATGGACGCTTCCGGCGCCACTCTCCTCACCATCCGCCGCAag AGACTGAGCCTAGGAGATACGTGGCTGATCTTCGACGGCGAGACGGTGGAGGATCCGAGGTTCACGGTGAGGAAGAACGTGAGCCTCCTGAATAGCCGGTGCCTGGCTCACGTGTTCCAGAAGAAGAGCGTGCCGCTGTACCAGATCGAGGGCTCGTACTCGCGACGGTGCTGCGCTGTGTATGACGAGAAGCGCCGGCGGGTGGCTGAGATCAGGCCGAAGGAGGCCGCCGTGACGGGGGTAGCTTTTGGCAAGGATGTTTTCCGGATGGAGGTGCAGCCGGGATTCGACACGAAGGTGGCTATGGGGATGGTTATCCTTCTGGATCAGATGTACGCTTCTGGAAGATTCATTTGA
- the LOC125223703 gene encoding chromo domain-containing protein cec-1-like isoform X1, whose product MEKQDEWEKQKEWGWVMDAGKKVVMAGVIMSSAPLLLPPLLVVSALGFAVSLPSGLVLASYACTHKLMTKLLPPPPPPPPPLSDYDFGVDDDDDGDGDSEGTTTAAEVKMSEDIKRQIEMRIELVDDELNHDRVTESLEGGEMSSNSSSTDTKNILVEEEEEEHQEQEKEAEEENEEQEEEAEEEKENQEQEEEAEEEKENQEQGKEEEDGDEMEVLGVQGLVLKNEIYDVNKPAVNVIDPKIDGDNLKEGNGVNGGGVGDFILLQEEISEDKIWEKIDAIRVIVGFKAPKRSSYVEEVKALYLFTGIEPPPTQDHSHLTHLNFLMSVIGVK is encoded by the exons ATGGAGAAGCAGGATGAATGGGAGAAGCAAAAGGAGTGGGGTTGGGTGATGGATGCAGGGAAGAAGGTGGTAATGGCCGGTGTTATCATGTCATCTGCTCCGCTGCTACTTCCGCCCTTACTCGTTGTTTCTGCGCTCGGCTTCGCTGTCTCGCTGCCTTCCGGCCTCGTTTTAGCCTCATACGCCTGCACTCACAAGCTCATGACCAAGCTGctgcctcctcctcctcctcctcctcctcctctttcTGATTATGATTTTGGTGTTGATGACGATGACGACGGTGATGGTGATAGTGAAGGAACAACAACAGCTGCGGAGGTCAAGATGAGTGAGGACATCAAGAGACAGATTGAAATGAGAATTGAATTGGTGGACGATGAGCTGAATCATGATAGAGTGACAGAATCACTAGAGGGGGGAGAGATGAGCAGCAACTCCTCTTCCACTGacactaaaaatattctagtggaagaggaagaggaagagcaTCAGGAACAAGAAAAGGAAGCAGAGGAAGAGAATGAGGAACAAGAAGAGGAAGCagaggaagagaaagagaatcaggaacaagaagaagaagcagaggaagagaaagagaatcAGGAACAAGGAAAGGAAGAGGAAGATGGAGATGAGATGGAGGTTTTAGGTGTACAAGGGCTAGTTTTGAAGAATGAAATTTATGACGTCAACAAACCTGCTGTCAATG TTATTGATCCCAAGATAGATGGTGACAATTTGAAAGAGGGCAATGGAGTAAATGGTGGTGGG GTgggtgattttattttgttgcagGAAGAGATTAGTGAGGAtaaaatttgggagaagataGACGCAATAAGAGTTATTGTAGGATTCAAGGCTCCAAAGCGTTCCTCCTATGTGGAAGAAGTTAAGGCCTTGTATCTCTTCACAGGCATCGAACCACCACCAACACAAGATCACTCTCATCTTACACACCTTAACTTCCTCATGTCTGTAATCGGAGTGAAATGA
- the LOC125223703 gene encoding cilia- and flagella-associated protein 251-like isoform X2 codes for MEKQDEWEKQKEWGWVMDAGKKVVMAGVIMSSAPLLLPPLLVVSALGFAVSLPSGLVLASYACTHKLMTKLLPPPPPPPPPLSDYDFGVDDDDDGDGDSEGTTTAAEVKMSEDIKRQIEMRIELVDDELNHDRVTESLEGGEMSSNSSSTDTKNILVEEEEEEHQEQEKEAEEENEEQEEEAEEEKENQEQEEEAEEEKENQEQGKEEEDGDEMEVLGVQGLVLKNEIYDVNKPAVNVIDPKIDGDNLKEGNGVNGGGEEISEDKIWEKIDAIRVIVGFKAPKRSSYVEEVKALYLFTGIEPPPTQDHSHLTHLNFLMSVIGVK; via the exons ATGGAGAAGCAGGATGAATGGGAGAAGCAAAAGGAGTGGGGTTGGGTGATGGATGCAGGGAAGAAGGTGGTAATGGCCGGTGTTATCATGTCATCTGCTCCGCTGCTACTTCCGCCCTTACTCGTTGTTTCTGCGCTCGGCTTCGCTGTCTCGCTGCCTTCCGGCCTCGTTTTAGCCTCATACGCCTGCACTCACAAGCTCATGACCAAGCTGctgcctcctcctcctcctcctcctcctcctctttcTGATTATGATTTTGGTGTTGATGACGATGACGACGGTGATGGTGATAGTGAAGGAACAACAACAGCTGCGGAGGTCAAGATGAGTGAGGACATCAAGAGACAGATTGAAATGAGAATTGAATTGGTGGACGATGAGCTGAATCATGATAGAGTGACAGAATCACTAGAGGGGGGAGAGATGAGCAGCAACTCCTCTTCCACTGacactaaaaatattctagtggaagaggaagaggaagagcaTCAGGAACAAGAAAAGGAAGCAGAGGAAGAGAATGAGGAACAAGAAGAGGAAGCagaggaagagaaagagaatcaggaacaagaagaagaagcagaggaagagaaagagaatcAGGAACAAGGAAAGGAAGAGGAAGATGGAGATGAGATGGAGGTTTTAGGTGTACAAGGGCTAGTTTTGAAGAATGAAATTTATGACGTCAACAAACCTGCTGTCAATG TTATTGATCCCAAGATAGATGGTGACAATTTGAAAGAGGGCAATGGAGTAAATGGTGGTGGG GAAGAGATTAGTGAGGAtaaaatttgggagaagataGACGCAATAAGAGTTATTGTAGGATTCAAGGCTCCAAAGCGTTCCTCCTATGTGGAAGAAGTTAAGGCCTTGTATCTCTTCACAGGCATCGAACCACCACCAACACAAGATCACTCTCATCTTACACACCTTAACTTCCTCATGTCTGTAATCGGAGTGAAATGA
- the LOC125223680 gene encoding uncharacterized protein LOC125223680, whose product MACPSNSLLYNSTLCSCIPGYLFNRTSNACALFAAEPPFLQLSSGVSYGSAFTFPSAIFSFDSIKKFTQSQAVFLEATLVMLLCWLAFCLLLRLFPLGSDGRSAAFKIRWWISRLDVAFATRHWLHDHQPVVKRKTELGGSFSIASWILFIGLFAALLYQTISKRSVEVHSVRAANAPELESFLNDLEVNITTVSSMSCAQLRGLDTLVTGNPFFIDQRSFRLSTFANYSCLNTTSGPTISIRCSNCRPIRDFAYISWHFVDLPNNPATAVGFQFNLTAKKNERKKHLSFVSGIVKNATDFDDKPVTYRGAVPNILKFNLFPRLYRNLHDLKLIQPLFHDFLPGSSFSEVSQLQASLQNSRDGLINTTLVVNFLSSYIVEVDNQNILGPVSFLADLGGLYCISLGIFFCFLVQCEYRIQRLRYEDTIMKNIRNRGKAQDHWEKLRKYVRYTWGACSLDDSKSELNQTSCTGIMTKSLHHRESSHKQRVQDRSNAASLSNKVTFLDQKKVEAHNTQDVGSCSTVAPKNLVGRSSFSICKPQEPSNGSLDCKSYEGSSEGGKWKKDNGVMVRDKLKAALAKMESASTVDDEAKSVSE is encoded by the exons ATGGCATGCCCTTCCAATTCCTTGCTGTACAACTCCACTCTCTGCTCCTGCATCCCCGGCTACCTCTTCAATCGCACCTCCAACGCCTGCGCACTCTTCGCCGCGGAGCCACCGTTTCTCCAGCTTAGCAGCGGCGTCAGCTACGGCTCTGCCTTCACCTTCCCCTCTGCCATATTCTCCTTCGACTCTATTAAGAAGTTCACGCAATCGCAGGCCGTATTTCTCGAAGCCACGCTCGTCATGCTCCTCTGTTGGCTCGCCTTctgcctcctcctccgccttTTCCCCCTCGGCTCCGACGGCCGCTCCGCCGCCTTCAAGATCCGCTGGTGGATAAGCCGCCTCGACGTCGCTTTTGCCACCCGCCACTGGCTGCACGATCACCAACCCGTCGTCAAGCGCAAGACCGAGCTTGGAGGCTCCTTTTCCATTGCTAGCTGGATTCTCTTCATCGGTTTGTTTGCAGC GTTGCTCTATCAAACGATATCAAAGCGAAGTGTTGAGGTGCATAGTGTCAGAGCTGCCAATGCGCCTGAGTTGGAGTCATTTTTGAACGATTTGGAAGTCAACATTACTACTGTTTCAAGTATGAGCTGTGCTCAATTGCGCGGTTTGGACACTCTTGTAACGGGGAATCCTTTCTTCATTGATCAGAGATCTTTTCGCCTTTCCACCTTTGCAAACTACTCTTGTCTCAACACCACCTCAGGCCCTACCATATCCATTCGCTGCAGTAACTGTCGCCCTATCAGGGACTTCGCCTATATCTCGTGGCATTTTGTCGATCTTCCCAACAATCCGGCCACTGCGGTTGGCTTTCAGTTTAACCTCACtgcaaagaaaaatgagaggaAGAAGCATTTGAGCTTTGTCAGTGGAATTGTGAAGAACGCCACCGACTTTGATGACAAACCGGTTACATATAGAGGGGCTGTGCCAAACattctcaaatttaatttatttcctagACTTTACCGCAATTTGCACGACTTAAAGCTCATCCAGCCCCTGTTTCATGATTTTCTTCCTGGTTCGTCTTTTAGTGAGGTAAGTCAGCTTCAAGCATCGCTCCAGAACTCTAGAGATGGACTCATCAACACTACGTTGGTTGTCAATTTCCTATCTTCGTATATTGTTGAGGTTgacaatcaaaatattttaggaCCCG TGAGCTTTCTCGCTGATCTTGGTGGCCTTTATTGCATAAGCCTTGGTATTTTTTTCTGCTTCTTGGTCCAA TGTGAATACAGAATCCAACGGCTCCGCTACGAGGATACTATAATGAAGAACATTAGGAATCGCGGAAAAGCCCAAGATCATTGGGAAAAG TTGAGGAAATATGTTAGATACACTTGGGGAGCTTGCTCACTGGATGACAGCAAAAGTGAGCTAAACCAAACAAGTTGCACTGGCATTATGACGAAATCATTACATCACCGTGAATCGTCACACAAGCAAAGAGTGCAGGATAGATCTAATGCAGCCAGTCTTAGCAATAAAGTAACCTTCCTGGATCAGAAG AAAGTGGAGGCACATAATACTCAAGATGTCGGTTCATGCTCAACTGTAGCTCCAAAAAACCTAGTTGGGCGATCGTCTTTCTCAATATGCAAACCA CAAGAGCCGTCCAATGGAAGCTTAGACTGTAAGAGCTATGAAG GTTCAAGCGAAGGCGGAAAGTGGAAGAAAGATAATGGAGTAATGGTGAGGGATAAGTTAAAAGCTGCCTTGGCCAAAATGGAGTCGGCCTCTACAGTAGATGATGAGGCAAAGAGTGTTTCTGAATAG
- the LOC125223718 gene encoding uncharacterized protein LOC125223718 isoform X3 has product MIQDGVLELEPMNSYNRLLVHRLAEIFGFFHHSVGEGEDRHLVLERSPETSIPGILVSDLLLQYGEMQTPMSYDVLRRKEVLPGQKVDPVCGPSLDERETAYFAARQRIFSEDACDSNLIKERPKKDLVVARRMITRALGQADKGTKHELTKECEELVVEDVKIKHTDKSNIMSSNNIKTNPLSGKHPRACTISKIDKSGEFKVMDGSSKEPQQKNNLKGGDSLEELKSNSPDNHLRQEHMGAAKRLFANALRMQRRDVNLSNKETGC; this is encoded by the exons ATGGAGTGCTCGAGCTGGAACCTATGAATTCATATAACCGCTTGCTTGTACACCGTCTTGCAGAAATATTTGG ATTTTTTCATCACTCTGTtggagaaggagaagacaGGCACTTAGTGTTGGAGAGAAGCCCAGAGACATCAAT TCCAGGCATCCTTGTGAGTGATTTGTTGTTGCAGTATGGTGAGATGCAGACACCAATGTCTTATGATGTATTGAGGCGAAAGGAAGTTTTGCCAG GCCAGAAGGTTGATCCTGTGTGCGGACCTTCTCTGGATGAGAGAGAAACAGCTTATTTTGCTGCAAGACAGAGAATATTTTCAGAAGATGCATGTGATAGTAACCTGATAAAGGAGAGACCAAAAAAAGATCTTGTGGTTGCTCGCCGTATGATAACTCGTGCCCTTGGCCAAGCAGACAAGGGTACAAAGCATGAGCTCACTAAGGAATGTGAAGAACTGGTGGTAGAGGATGTGAAGATCAAGCACACTGATAAGAGCAACATCATGTCTAGCaacaacataaaaacaaatccCCTCTCTGGGAAACACCCAAGGGCATGTACGATCTCAAAAATAGACAAATCCGGTGAATTTAAGGTGATGGATGGTTCAAGCAAAGAACCCCAGCAAAAGAACAACTTAAAAGGCGGGGACTCCTTGGAAGAGCTGAAGAGTAACTCACCAGACAACCATTTAAGACAGGAGCATATGGGAGCTGCAAAGAGGTTGTTTGCTAATGCCTTAAGAATGCAACGAAGGGATGTCAATCTGTCAAACAAGGAAACTGGTTGCTGA